CTCGGACTATTACAAGCCTGCTCACGAAACTATCCACAACGTCATCGTGGATCTTTCCGGTCGAGGCGAACCGGCCGACGCCGTCACGGTGGCCGGCGAATTGCAGCGTCGCGGCGAGCTGCAGCGCGTCGGAGGCGCCACATATCTGCACACCCTGATTGCAGCCGTCCCCACAGCGGCGAACGCCGGATATTATGCGCGAATTGTGCGCGAGCGATCGTTGCTGCGACGCCTCGTCAGTGCCGGTACACGCATTGTGCAGCTCGGCTACGCTGATGCCGGCGGCGACGTCGATGAAATCGTCAACCAGGCGCAGGCGGAAATCTACGCTGTTTCAGAACGTCAGGCGAGCACTGATTACCTGTCGATGTCGGACGTGTCGGAGTCCATCCTCGACGAACTTGAGGAAATTGAACGCAACAAGGACAAGCTCAAGGGCGTGCCCACCGGGTTTGCTGATCTGGACCGACTCACCCAGGGTCTCCACCCCGGTCAGATGATTATTGTCGCCGCCCGACCGGCAATGGGTAAATCGACACTTGCACTGGACTTTTGCCGCTCGGCATCGATCCGCCACGGTGTCACATCGGTGATCTTCTCACTGGAAATGTCGCGCTCCGAAATTGCCATGCGCCTGCTGTCGGCAGAATCCGGCGTCTTCTTGCAGAAGATGCGCGCAGGTGAGATGACCAGTGAAGACTGGAGGCGCGTGTCTGCCACCACGGCGAAAGTGTCCGAAGCTCCGCTCTTTATTGACGACTCGCCCAACATGGCGATGACGGAGATTCTGGCCAAGTGCCGCAGACTGAAACAGCAGCACAACCTGGGCCTCGTTGTGGTGGACTACCTGCAGTTGATGACAGCTGGACGCGAGATGGAATCGCGTCAGCAGGAAGTGTCCACGCTGTCTCGCCAGCTGAAGCTGCTCGCCAAAGATATTGAAGTTCCGGTCGTGGCTGTCGCACAGCTGAACCGTGGGCCTGAGCAGCGAACAGATAAGAAACCGATGATGGCTGACCTGCGTGAATCCGGGTCGTTGGAGCAGGACGCCGACGTCATCATGTTGCT
The sequence above is a segment of the Schaalia radingae genome. Coding sequences within it:
- the dnaB gene encoding replicative DNA helicase → MASDSDFDRVPPQDLDAEISVLGSMMLSKEAINDVTEEIRGSDYYKPAHETIHNVIVDLSGRGEPADAVTVAGELQRRGELQRVGGATYLHTLIAAVPTAANAGYYARIVRERSLLRRLVSAGTRIVQLGYADAGGDVDEIVNQAQAEIYAVSERQASTDYLSMSDVSESILDELEEIERNKDKLKGVPTGFADLDRLTQGLHPGQMIIVAARPAMGKSTLALDFCRSASIRHGVTSVIFSLEMSRSEIAMRLLSAESGVFLQKMRAGEMTSEDWRRVSATTAKVSEAPLFIDDSPNMAMTEILAKCRRLKQQHNLGLVVVDYLQLMTAGREMESRQQEVSTLSRQLKLLAKDIEVPVVAVAQLNRGPEQRTDKKPMMADLRESGSLEQDADVIMLLHRPEYYNSEERPGEADIIVAKHRNGETATIRALFQGHMARFANFTGREEPGA